Proteins encoded by one window of Esox lucius isolate fEsoLuc1 chromosome 4, fEsoLuc1.pri, whole genome shotgun sequence:
- the glod5 gene encoding glyoxalase domain-containing protein 5 gives MSLRTVGSHIMHFCGSYRQPLSCRLRSEGMRAVRLKSSSPVTVSHLDHLVLTVKSIPETCTFYSSVLGMKVITFKGGRKALVFGQQKLNLHQVGQEFEPKAWRPTSGSADLCLITLTPLTAVAAHLQASGVEIEEGPVERSGAVGPITSLYFRDPDNNLIEVSNYNRTTEDNKS, from the exons ATGTCGCTCCGGACTGTGGGTTCTCACATAATGCATTTCTGTGGAAGTTACCGCCAG CCCCTGTCATGTCGACTCCGCTCAGAGGGGATGCGGGCAGTGCGGCTTAAGAGCTCCAGCCCTGTAACCGTGAGCCATCTGGATCACCTGGTGTTAACGGTGAAGAGCATTCCAGAAACATGCACCTTCTATTCCAGTGTCCTCGGTATGAAGGTCATAACATTTAAG GGTGGTCGTAAGGCTTTGGTTTTTGGACAGCAGAAGCTGAATTTGCACCAGGTGGGCCAGGAGTTTGAACCCAAAGCCTGGCGTCCCACATCCGGATCAGCTGATCTCTGTCTAATCACCCTGACCCCGTTGACTGCTGTGGCAGCACACCTCCAG GCTAGTGGTGTGGAGATTGAGGAGGGTCCGGTAGAGAGGAGTGGGGCTGTTGGTCCAATCACGTCGCTCTACTTCAGAGACCCAGATAACAACCTCATAGAGGTTTCCAACtacaacagaacaacagaaGACAACAAGTCTTAG